A window from Planococcus maritimus encodes these proteins:
- a CDS encoding methylmalonyl-CoA mutase family protein: MTIESMKNIQFPERTYEEWKQAADAALKGKDFEKVMRTRTIEDITLEPLYTKDMLERSVSDVEAQAAAVQSGKYGDSWIVAQEITAHDAKEFLSVTADDLSRGNEAVVYSGAKPFDWTEAQLDQLAELIIRYPIYFKVTEDEDPILGVFNRLTGEQQASVQGVIFTEEPIQAPENVRTGLIDTLPTHNAGGTIIHELGVALSMMAEAVEQQDFESAAKNFWVRFAVDTHFFQEISKIRAFRVLWQAFCSAYGKQAPRIPVFTETSVRSYSKLDPYVNLLRAGNATFSAVLAGTDGHTVHPHDFLTVPTGSSRRIARNVQLVIKEESHVSHVTDVAAGSYYIESLTREYVDAAWQYFLEIQQAGGYSEVKRTGWLTDDIQAKWLDREQQVANRKTSLIGTNIYANPQEPVKDAKIDTAHLEYMTAKRLATPFETLRAKSRETTIKSAVILLEPLKSVKPQVDFVQGFLSVAGIEPELSPYLSSADEVNRFIRSEALDYAVLCGSRETVEKLIPEIDSKATIDVAGRIDAETLKTWQTNGISDTLYAGKPLIDKLEAILSLGKEAL; encoded by the coding sequence TTGACGATTGAATCGATGAAAAACATTCAGTTTCCTGAGCGTACATACGAGGAATGGAAACAAGCAGCAGATGCTGCATTGAAAGGGAAAGATTTTGAAAAGGTGATGAGAACGCGCACGATTGAAGACATCACTCTCGAACCCCTCTATACGAAAGACATGCTCGAGCGCTCCGTATCCGATGTCGAGGCACAAGCGGCTGCTGTTCAAAGCGGAAAATACGGCGACTCGTGGATTGTGGCTCAGGAAATTACAGCACATGATGCTAAAGAGTTTTTGTCTGTCACAGCAGATGATTTGTCGAGAGGCAATGAAGCGGTCGTCTATTCCGGGGCAAAACCATTCGACTGGACTGAAGCACAACTGGATCAGCTTGCAGAGTTGATTATCCGCTATCCGATTTATTTCAAAGTAACAGAAGACGAAGATCCTATTTTGGGCGTATTCAATCGCCTGACAGGTGAACAGCAAGCAAGCGTGCAAGGTGTCATTTTCACGGAAGAGCCAATTCAGGCACCTGAGAATGTCCGAACCGGCTTGATTGATACATTGCCAACGCATAATGCCGGGGGCACAATCATTCATGAACTGGGCGTGGCACTTAGCATGATGGCTGAAGCGGTAGAACAGCAGGATTTCGAATCAGCGGCCAAGAACTTTTGGGTGCGTTTTGCAGTCGACACACACTTTTTTCAAGAAATTTCAAAAATACGAGCGTTTCGCGTACTATGGCAAGCGTTCTGTTCTGCTTATGGAAAGCAAGCGCCACGCATTCCTGTATTTACGGAAACCTCGGTACGCTCATATTCCAAACTGGATCCTTACGTCAACTTGCTGCGGGCCGGCAATGCCACTTTTTCCGCCGTCCTTGCTGGAACGGATGGACACACAGTACACCCACATGATTTCCTGACCGTTCCGACTGGCTCAAGCCGGCGCATCGCACGTAATGTGCAATTAGTCATTAAAGAAGAATCCCATGTTTCACATGTCACGGATGTGGCAGCGGGCTCCTATTATATTGAAAGCCTGACGCGTGAATACGTAGATGCTGCTTGGCAATATTTCCTGGAAATCCAACAAGCAGGGGGCTATTCCGAAGTGAAGCGGACCGGCTGGCTGACAGATGACATTCAAGCGAAATGGCTCGATCGTGAACAGCAAGTGGCCAATCGAAAAACTTCGTTAATCGGCACAAATATATACGCCAATCCTCAGGAACCGGTAAAAGACGCGAAAATCGATACGGCGCATTTGGAATACATGACAGCCAAACGTTTGGCGACGCCATTCGAGACATTGCGAGCGAAAAGCCGAGAAACGACGATCAAATCAGCGGTTATCCTGTTAGAGCCGTTAAAATCCGTAAAACCGCAGGTAGATTTCGTCCAAGGTTTCCTATCCGTCGCAGGAATAGAGCCTGAACTAAGCCCGTATCTTTCTTCAGCTGATGAAGTAAATCGCTTTATCCGTTCTGAAGCGCTTGACTACGCTGTGTTATGCGGCAGCCGAGAGACGGTAGAAAAACTTATTCCCGAGATTGATTCAAAAGCGACCATCGATGTTGCGGGAAGAATCGACGCCGAAACATTGAAAACTTGGCAAACGAACGGGATCAGCGACACTTTATATGCTGGCAAACCGTTAATCGACAAATTGGAAGCTATTCTATCACTTGGAAAGGAGGCGCTGTAA
- a CDS encoding dihydrolipoamide acetyltransferase family protein, producing the protein MAIEKITMPQLGESVTEGTIEKWLVQPGDHVNKYDPLAEVNTDKVTAEVPSSFTGTIKELIASEGDTLEVGEVVCTIETEGGDSAPVEEAKPAEGEKANEIPAAGAAPTKNLEGHKGSAKPAKPQGGKARYSPAVLRLAQDHDIDLNQVEGSGNEGRITRKDLMTLIDSGNIPQAGSETTQAPQTAQAAEPAQQAAPQETPKAPAAIEQSIESAPGDIEIPVTGVRKAIAANMLKSKHEAPHAWMMIEVDVTDLAQFRDSIKGDFKKKEGFNITYFAFFVKAISQALKEFPMMNSMWAGDKIIQKKDINISIAVASDNALFVPVIKNADEKSAKGIGREINELAQKARTGKLKSADMQGGTFTVNNTGSFGSIQSMGIINHPQAAIIQVESIVKRPVIMDGGMIAARDMVNLCLSLDHRVLDGLVCGQFLARVKEILEKMNKDNTSVY; encoded by the coding sequence TTGGCTATTGAAAAAATCACGATGCCCCAACTTGGCGAAAGTGTAACAGAAGGCACGATTGAAAAATGGCTCGTCCAGCCAGGTGACCATGTCAATAAGTACGACCCATTGGCAGAAGTCAATACCGATAAAGTAACAGCAGAAGTTCCTTCATCATTTACAGGAACGATCAAAGAATTGATCGCTTCAGAAGGCGATACTTTAGAAGTAGGTGAAGTGGTCTGTACCATTGAAACTGAAGGTGGAGATTCAGCCCCTGTAGAAGAGGCGAAACCTGCTGAAGGCGAAAAAGCCAACGAAATACCAGCTGCTGGAGCGGCGCCGACAAAAAATCTTGAAGGCCACAAAGGTTCGGCAAAACCTGCCAAGCCTCAAGGCGGCAAAGCACGTTATTCACCAGCGGTCCTGCGCCTTGCGCAAGATCACGATATCGACTTGAACCAAGTCGAGGGATCTGGAAACGAAGGGCGCATTACTCGCAAAGACCTGATGACATTGATCGATAGCGGCAATATCCCGCAAGCTGGCAGCGAGACGACACAAGCGCCTCAAACTGCACAAGCAGCGGAACCGGCACAACAAGCTGCACCGCAAGAAACACCAAAAGCGCCAGCTGCTATAGAACAATCAATCGAATCGGCACCAGGCGATATCGAAATTCCTGTTACGGGCGTGCGTAAAGCGATTGCTGCGAATATGCTCAAGAGCAAACACGAAGCGCCGCATGCGTGGATGATGATTGAAGTTGACGTAACGGACCTTGCGCAATTCCGCGATTCCATCAAAGGCGACTTTAAGAAAAAAGAAGGCTTCAACATCACGTATTTTGCATTCTTCGTGAAAGCCATCTCACAAGCTTTGAAAGAATTCCCGATGATGAATTCGATGTGGGCCGGCGACAAGATCATCCAGAAGAAAGACATCAACATCTCGATCGCTGTCGCGTCTGATAACGCATTGTTCGTTCCGGTTATCAAGAATGCTGATGAGAAATCGGCAAAAGGCATCGGCCGTGAAATCAATGAGTTGGCGCAAAAAGCGCGTACTGGCAAATTGAAATCAGCGGATATGCAGGGCGGCACGTTTACCGTCAACAACACCGGTTCATTTGGTTCGATTCAGTCAATGGGCATTATCAACCACCCACAGGCTGCGATTATCCAAGTAGAATCGATTGTTAAACGCCCGGTCATCATGGATGGTGGCATGATCGCTGCACGCGATATGGTCAATTTGTGCTTGTCGCTCGATCACCGTGTCCTGGACGGACTTGTTTGCGGTCAATTCTTGGCACGCGTCAAAGAGATTCTTGAAAAAATGAACAAAGACAATACATCCGTGTATTGA
- the scpA gene encoding methylmalonyl-CoA mutase produces MTTPDFTKIDVTKLDTAKLGERNDSAFMTNEGIAVKPFYSSKDLSKQQTSYPGFAPNVRGPYPTMYASRPWTVRQYAGFSTAEESNAFYRRNLAMGQKGLSVAFDLATHRGYDSDHPRVVGDVGKAGVAIDSVEDMKILFDGIPLDQMSVSMTMNGAVVPIMAFFIVAAEEQGVSPEQLAGTIQNDILKEYMVRNTYIYPPAMSMQIIADIFKYTSSHMPKFNSISISGYHIQEAGATADIELAYTLADGLEYVRTGLKAGIGIDQFAPRLSFFWGIGMNYFMEVAKMRAGREIWAKMMKSFDPQNAKSLALRTHSQTSGWSLTEQDPFNNVTRTLLEANAAAMGHTQSLHTNALDEAIALPTDFSARIARNTQLFLQEETLMNNTIDPWGGSYYVEKLTEELMEKAWTLIEEVEELGGMAKAIETGLPKMRIEEAAAKKQAQIDSNEETIIGVNRYRLDEEDPIDILNIDNTMVRKKQIERLDRMRETRDQEKVEKALLELTKAAESGEDNILACAIEAARHRASLGEISDAIEKASGRHKAVIRSVSGVYSSNFSNQEEMQIVKQMTEEFIDNEGRRPRILIAKMGQDGHDRGAKVISTAFADLGFDVDIGPLFQTPAETAQQAAENDVHVIGVSSLAAGHMTLVPDLAAELKKVGREDILIVVGGVIPAQDYEFLRNNGASAIFGPGTVIPVAAQKVIEEIYARLGYEEEAD; encoded by the coding sequence ATGACGACACCCGATTTTACAAAAATTGATGTCACGAAACTCGATACGGCTAAACTGGGCGAACGAAATGACAGCGCTTTTATGACCAACGAAGGCATTGCGGTGAAACCGTTTTATTCTTCAAAAGACTTGAGCAAGCAACAAACAAGCTATCCAGGGTTTGCGCCAAACGTTCGTGGTCCATACCCGACGATGTACGCATCTCGGCCATGGACCGTGCGTCAGTATGCCGGTTTTTCGACTGCTGAAGAAAGTAACGCATTCTATCGCCGGAACTTAGCCATGGGGCAAAAGGGCTTGTCTGTTGCTTTTGACCTTGCCACGCACCGCGGTTATGATTCCGATCATCCTCGTGTTGTCGGCGATGTCGGAAAAGCGGGCGTAGCCATCGATAGCGTAGAAGACATGAAAATTCTCTTTGACGGCATTCCGCTCGATCAAATGTCAGTGTCGATGACGATGAACGGGGCTGTCGTGCCGATCATGGCATTTTTCATTGTCGCTGCAGAAGAGCAAGGCGTATCGCCAGAGCAACTCGCAGGCACGATTCAAAATGATATTTTGAAAGAATATATGGTCCGGAATACGTATATTTATCCTCCGGCCATGTCGATGCAAATTATCGCAGATATCTTTAAATACACATCCTCTCATATGCCAAAGTTCAACTCGATTTCCATTTCGGGCTACCATATCCAAGAAGCGGGCGCCACAGCAGATATCGAACTTGCCTATACGCTGGCAGATGGACTGGAATACGTGCGCACAGGGCTAAAAGCAGGCATCGGCATCGACCAGTTTGCACCGCGTCTGTCATTTTTCTGGGGCATCGGCATGAACTATTTCATGGAAGTGGCTAAAATGCGTGCAGGGCGTGAAATCTGGGCGAAAATGATGAAGAGCTTCGATCCGCAAAATGCTAAATCCTTAGCGCTCCGCACGCATTCCCAAACTTCGGGCTGGAGCTTGACCGAACAGGATCCGTTTAATAACGTAACGCGTACGTTGCTAGAAGCGAACGCAGCAGCAATGGGCCATACCCAATCTTTGCATACGAATGCCTTGGATGAAGCCATTGCCCTGCCCACTGATTTCTCTGCACGTATTGCCCGCAATACGCAATTATTCCTTCAAGAAGAGACCTTGATGAACAACACAATCGATCCATGGGGCGGTTCGTATTATGTCGAAAAACTGACAGAAGAATTGATGGAAAAAGCGTGGACATTGATTGAAGAAGTCGAAGAACTCGGGGGCATGGCAAAAGCCATTGAAACGGGCTTGCCGAAAATGCGCATCGAAGAAGCGGCTGCGAAAAAGCAAGCGCAAATCGATTCGAATGAAGAAACAATCATCGGCGTCAACCGTTACCGATTGGATGAGGAAGACCCAATCGATATTTTGAACATCGATAACACAATGGTTCGCAAAAAGCAGATCGAGCGACTGGATCGGATGCGCGAAACGCGTGATCAGGAAAAAGTAGAAAAAGCACTTCTGGAGCTGACCAAAGCGGCAGAAAGCGGAGAAGACAATATTCTGGCCTGTGCGATTGAAGCAGCACGCCACCGGGCATCACTTGGTGAGATTTCGGATGCCATCGAAAAGGCTTCTGGCAGACATAAGGCGGTGATTCGTTCCGTGAGCGGTGTATACAGTTCAAACTTCTCCAACCAAGAAGAAATGCAGATCGTCAAACAAATGACTGAAGAATTCATCGACAACGAGGGCCGCCGTCCGCGCATCTTGATCGCCAAGATGGGCCAGGACGGGCACGATCGCGGCGCGAAAGTCATTTCGACTGCGTTTGCTGACCTTGGCTTTGATGTCGACATCGGCCCGTTGTTCCAAACACCGGCAGAGACGGCCCAGCAAGCAGCGGAAAACGATGTCCATGTTATCGGCGTCAGTTCGCTTGCAGCGGGTCATATGACGCTCGTCCCGGATCTTGCGGCAGAGTTGAAAAAAGTCGGACGTGAGGACATTTTAATCGTCGTTGGCGGTGTTATCCCGGCGCAGGATTATGAATTCCTGCGCAATAACGGAGCAAGCGCCATCTTTGGCCCCGGAACCGTTATTCCAGTTGCTGCCCAAAAAGTCATCGAAGAAATCTATGCGCGCCTCGGGTACGAGGAAGAGGCAGACTGA
- a CDS encoding BrxA/BrxB family bacilliredoxin, protein MSMDFNFLMNDIVTQARQELTNGGYTQLETAEDVQAAFAKPGTSLVMINSVCGCAGGIARPAALHSVHYDKRPDHLFTVFAGQDQEATAQARDLFGDDHLPSSPSFAFLKDGKLVDEIGRHEIEGHDPMSVITHIQSIFEEHCEEM, encoded by the coding sequence ATGAGCATGGATTTTAACTTTCTAATGAATGATATTGTTACACAAGCCCGCCAAGAACTAACAAACGGTGGCTATACACAGCTTGAAACAGCTGAAGATGTGCAAGCAGCATTCGCTAAACCTGGCACAAGCCTTGTGATGATCAACTCGGTTTGTGGCTGTGCAGGCGGGATTGCACGACCAGCAGCTCTTCACTCGGTCCATTACGACAAACGTCCGGATCACTTGTTTACAGTGTTTGCTGGACAAGATCAAGAAGCCACAGCACAAGCGCGTGATTTGTTCGGCGATGATCATTTGCCTTCATCCCCATCATTTGCTTTCCTGAAGGATGGAAAATTAGTGGATGAAATCGGCCGCCACGAAATCGAAGGGCACGATCCGATGTCGGTCATTACACATATCCAATCCATTTTCGAAGAGCATTGCGAAGAAATGTAA
- the meaB gene encoding methylmalonyl Co-A mutase-associated GTPase MeaB, with translation MDREKQSRQVMSGVSDKHDGMKALPRKKFKKPSTSHFNLEELASGVESGSRLHLGKAITLLESTNPEHKKRGQELLNELLPKTGNSIRIGITGVPGAGKSTFIETFGTMLTELGHRVAVLAIDPSSTRTGGSILGDKTRMEELARNPQAFIRPSPTAGTLGGVHRKTRETMLLCEAAGYDIILVETVGVGQSETLVRGMVDIFLLLVLTGAGDELQGMKKGILELADAMIVHKADQDNLSLAKKTVREYQQMLHFLQPATEGWTTRPLAVSSIEGTGMKEIWEMVEDFERSVKESGYWETRRQEQTRDWFHSMITDELLGQFYGDPERKQQVKDMEQRILGDQLTVSQAVTELFK, from the coding sequence ATGGACCGCGAGAAGCAATCCAGACAGGTCATGTCGGGTGTTTCGGATAAGCACGATGGCATGAAGGCTTTGCCACGGAAGAAGTTCAAGAAGCCCAGTACGAGCCATTTTAATTTGGAAGAACTTGCAAGCGGTGTCGAAAGCGGATCGCGCTTGCATTTGGGAAAAGCAATCACCTTGCTAGAAAGCACCAACCCGGAGCATAAAAAACGCGGCCAGGAATTATTGAATGAACTGCTCCCGAAGACAGGCAATAGCATTCGCATCGGCATTACTGGCGTTCCGGGAGCTGGCAAGAGCACATTCATTGAAACCTTCGGGACGATGCTGACAGAACTTGGCCATCGTGTGGCGGTACTTGCAATCGACCCAAGTTCTACGCGTACCGGTGGCAGCATACTTGGCGACAAAACACGGATGGAAGAACTCGCAAGAAACCCGCAAGCGTTCATCCGTCCATCGCCAACGGCTGGCACACTTGGCGGCGTCCATAGAAAAACCCGCGAAACGATGCTATTATGCGAAGCGGCAGGATACGATATTATCTTAGTCGAAACGGTTGGTGTTGGGCAAAGTGAGACGCTTGTTCGCGGCATGGTCGATATATTCTTGCTGCTCGTCTTGACCGGAGCAGGAGATGAATTGCAAGGCATGAAAAAAGGCATTTTGGAATTGGCGGATGCCATGATCGTCCACAAAGCCGACCAGGACAATTTGTCGCTTGCGAAAAAAACCGTGAGAGAATATCAACAGATGCTTCATTTCCTCCAACCGGCAACTGAAGGCTGGACGACGCGCCCATTGGCAGTTTCTTCCATTGAAGGTACTGGCATGAAAGAGATTTGGGAAATGGTCGAGGACTTCGAACGATCAGTCAAAGAAAGTGGCTACTGGGAGACGAGGCGACAGGAGCAGACGCGTGACTGGTTCCATTCGATGATCACCGATGAATTACTTGGCCAATTTTACGGCGACCCCGAGCGTAAACAGCAGGTGAAAGACATGGAACAGCGCATCCTAGGAGACCAATTGACGGTGTCCCAAGCGGTCACTGAACTGTTCAAGTAA
- a CDS encoding alpha-ketoacid dehydrogenase subunit beta, whose translation MAVMSYIDAITLAMKEEMARDENVFVLGEDVGKKGGVFKATQGLYDEFGEDRVVDTPLAESAIAGVGIGAAMYGLRPVAEFQFADFIMPAVNQIISEASRIRYRSNNDWSCPIVFRAPFGGGVHGALYHSQSVEAVFANQPGLKIVIPSTPYDAKGLLKAAIRDEDPVMFFEHKRAYRLIKGEVPEDDYTIEIGKADVKREGEDITVITYGLAVHFALQAAERLAEDGYSVHILDLRTIYPLDKEGIIEAAKKTGKVLLVTEDNKEGSIIGEVAAIIAENCLFDLDAPIKRLAGPDIPAMPYAPTMEKFFMINPDKVEKAMRELAEF comes from the coding sequence ATGGCAGTTATGAGTTATATCGATGCCATCACGCTCGCCATGAAAGAAGAAATGGCACGTGACGAAAACGTTTTCGTACTCGGGGAAGATGTCGGGAAAAAAGGCGGCGTCTTCAAAGCGACACAAGGTCTTTACGATGAATTCGGCGAAGACCGCGTAGTCGATACGCCACTTGCGGAATCAGCCATTGCTGGAGTCGGAATCGGAGCGGCTATGTATGGCTTGCGTCCAGTTGCCGAGTTCCAATTCGCGGATTTCATCATGCCAGCCGTTAACCAAATCATCTCGGAAGCTTCCCGCATCCGTTATCGCTCGAACAATGACTGGTCATGCCCGATCGTCTTCCGCGCGCCATTTGGCGGCGGTGTCCACGGCGCTTTGTACCATTCACAATCAGTTGAAGCGGTATTCGCCAACCAGCCGGGACTTAAAATCGTCATCCCATCCACACCGTATGACGCAAAAGGCCTGTTAAAAGCAGCGATCCGCGATGAAGATCCTGTTATGTTCTTCGAGCACAAGCGCGCTTATCGCCTAATTAAAGGCGAAGTACCGGAAGACGATTACACAATCGAAATCGGTAAAGCTGACGTTAAACGCGAAGGAGAAGACATCACTGTCATCACATACGGCCTAGCAGTCCACTTCGCCTTGCAAGCAGCAGAACGCTTGGCAGAAGACGGTTACTCTGTCCATATTTTAGATCTTCGCACGATCTATCCATTGGACAAAGAAGGCATCATCGAAGCAGCGAAAAAGACCGGGAAAGTTCTTTTAGTCACAGAAGACAATAAAGAAGGAAGCATCATCGGAGAAGTGGCAGCGATCATCGCTGAAAACTGCCTATTCGACCTCGACGCGCCGATCAAGCGCCTCGCAGGACCGGACATCCCGGCCATGCCTTACGCACCGACCATGGAGAAATTCTTCATGATCAACCCAGACAAAGTAGAAAAAGCCATGAGAGAACTCGCGGAATTTTAA
- a CDS encoding thiamine pyrophosphate-dependent dehydrogenase E1 component subunit alpha, giving the protein MATKHEEVGLTNEDVLNIYETMLTARRVDERMWLLNRAGKIPFVISCQGQEAAQVGAAYALDNTKDYVAPYYRDLGVVIHFGMTPKDLMLSAFAKAEDPNSGGRQMPGHFGQKKNRILTGSSPVTTQLPHAVGVALAGKMKKKDFITFNTLGEGSSNQGDFHEGLNFAGVHKLPVITMVENNRYAISVPFERQVASKNVSDRAASYGMPGVTIDGNDPIEVYKHVKEAADRARNGEGPSLIETVSERMTAHSSDDDHRQYRSADELAAQKEKDPILLFGAYLKENGIMNDDLEKEINDRIMVLVNEATDYAENAPYAPAESAMEHVYAEEGGNE; this is encoded by the coding sequence ATGGCTACGAAACACGAAGAAGTAGGTTTGACAAATGAAGATGTCCTGAACATTTACGAAACGATGTTGACGGCACGCCGCGTTGATGAACGCATGTGGCTCTTAAACCGTGCAGGTAAAATTCCATTCGTTATCTCTTGCCAAGGCCAGGAGGCTGCACAAGTCGGAGCGGCTTATGCGCTTGACAACACGAAAGACTACGTTGCGCCCTATTACCGCGACTTAGGCGTTGTCATCCATTTCGGCATGACACCGAAAGATTTGATGCTGTCAGCATTCGCCAAAGCAGAAGACCCGAACTCGGGCGGCCGCCAGATGCCTGGACATTTTGGGCAGAAGAAAAACCGTATCCTGACAGGTTCTTCACCGGTAACAACGCAGTTGCCACACGCAGTAGGTGTAGCGCTTGCCGGTAAAATGAAGAAAAAAGATTTCATTACATTCAATACACTTGGAGAAGGTTCTTCTAACCAAGGTGATTTCCACGAAGGCTTGAACTTTGCGGGTGTCCATAAATTGCCGGTCATCACGATGGTCGAAAACAACCGTTATGCCATTTCCGTTCCTTTTGAACGCCAAGTAGCGAGCAAAAACGTTTCGGACCGTGCGGCAAGCTACGGCATGCCAGGCGTAACGATTGATGGAAACGACCCAATTGAAGTTTATAAACACGTAAAAGAAGCAGCGGACCGCGCACGCAACGGCGAAGGCCCAAGCTTGATTGAAACGGTGTCAGAGCGCATGACGGCCCACTCGTCTGATGATGATCACCGTCAATACCGTTCAGCTGACGAACTTGCGGCACAAAAAGAAAAAGACCCAATCCTATTGTTCGGTGCTTATTTGAAAGAAAACGGCATCATGAACGATGATCTTGAAAAAGAAATCAATGACCGCATTATGGTGTTGGTCAATGAAGCAACGGATTATGCAGAAAATGCACCATATGCACCAGCAGAAAGTGCAATGGAGCATGTCTATGCTGAAGAAGGAGGAAACGAATAA